The proteins below come from a single Rhodococcus sp. WMMA185 genomic window:
- a CDS encoding TetR/AcrR family transcriptional regulator, producing MTSEIGLRDRKKAATRAALSDAAARLARVSGIESVTADAIASEAGVSARTFHNYFSSKEEAVLAHFEESVSDWVRLLSERPVDEPIWDTLEYVMVQIVTDPAKPLEETAATMELIESSPALLAKKLEVHLRVTRLIGEVIAERTGTDIDTDLYPNLLHLVVGAACKAAFDLWMSGRSDASEPEELVREAMRLLRQGLPQP from the coding sequence GTGACTTCGGAGATCGGGTTGAGGGACCGCAAGAAGGCGGCCACCCGCGCCGCCCTCAGCGATGCGGCCGCTCGCCTAGCGCGTGTATCGGGCATCGAATCCGTCACCGCCGACGCCATAGCGTCGGAAGCGGGGGTCTCGGCTCGGACGTTCCACAACTACTTCTCGAGCAAGGAAGAAGCAGTACTCGCCCATTTCGAGGAGTCGGTCTCCGATTGGGTTCGTTTGCTCAGTGAGCGCCCCGTTGACGAGCCGATCTGGGACACGCTCGAGTATGTGATGGTCCAGATCGTCACCGATCCCGCGAAACCGCTCGAAGAAACCGCAGCGACCATGGAACTCATCGAGTCCAGCCCAGCGCTGCTCGCGAAGAAACTCGAAGTGCACCTCCGGGTCACCCGCCTCATCGGCGAGGTGATTGCCGAACGGACCGGAACAGACATCGACACCGATCTCTATCCCAACCTTCTGCACTTGGTGGTCGGAGCTGCGTGCAAGGCGGCGTTCGACCTGTGGATGAGCGGCAGGTCCGATGCGAGTGAACCCGAGGAACTCGTCCGTGAGGCGATGCGCCTACTCCGTCAGGGACTCCCGCAGCCCTAG
- the tgt gene encoding tRNA guanosine(34) transglycosylase Tgt, translated as MNAEVPTPPDPFFTVRTRLDGQLGRTGTIHTPHGDIATPSFVAVGTKATVKAVLPESMKELGAQSLLANAYHLYLQPGPEIVDEAGGLGQFMNWDGPTFTDSGGFQVMSLGVGFKKVLAMEAVGVQSDDVIAKGKERLATVDEDGVTFKSHLNGSRHRFTPEISMQIQHQLGADIMFAFDELTTLLNTRGYQEQSVERTHAWAVRCIAEHEKLTAERTHRPYQALFGVVQGAQYEDLRRQACRGLESITGESGRGFDGYGIGGALEKQNLGTIIRWCNEELPEHKPRHLLGISEPDDFFVAIENGADTFDCVNPSRVARNAAIYHPDGRFNINTSRFRRDFTPIDENCDCYTCANYTRAYIHHLFKAKEMLAATLCTIHNERFTVRLVDQIRDSIDGGYYAEFKAETLGRFYRP; from the coding sequence GTGAATGCCGAAGTCCCGACCCCGCCCGATCCGTTCTTCACCGTTCGCACCAGGCTCGACGGGCAATTGGGCCGGACCGGCACCATTCACACTCCGCATGGTGATATCGCGACACCGTCGTTCGTTGCTGTGGGTACCAAGGCCACGGTGAAGGCTGTACTGCCTGAGAGCATGAAGGAGCTCGGCGCCCAATCCCTGCTCGCCAATGCGTACCACCTGTACTTGCAGCCCGGTCCGGAGATAGTGGACGAGGCCGGGGGCCTGGGCCAGTTCATGAACTGGGACGGTCCGACCTTTACGGACAGCGGCGGGTTCCAGGTGATGTCGCTGGGAGTCGGCTTCAAGAAGGTCCTCGCGATGGAAGCAGTCGGAGTGCAGTCGGACGATGTCATCGCGAAGGGCAAGGAGCGACTCGCAACCGTCGACGAGGACGGCGTCACGTTCAAGTCTCACCTGAACGGCTCACGGCACCGGTTCACCCCCGAGATATCGATGCAGATCCAGCATCAACTCGGCGCCGACATCATGTTCGCGTTCGACGAACTCACTACGCTCCTCAACACCCGCGGATACCAGGAGCAATCGGTCGAGCGGACCCACGCGTGGGCGGTGCGCTGCATAGCCGAGCACGAGAAGCTCACAGCTGAGCGCACCCACCGGCCCTATCAGGCGCTGTTCGGGGTCGTCCAGGGCGCTCAGTACGAGGATCTGCGCAGGCAGGCGTGCCGGGGGCTGGAGTCGATCACCGGGGAGAGCGGCCGCGGCTTCGACGGGTACGGCATCGGCGGCGCGCTCGAGAAGCAGAACCTGGGCACCATCATCCGTTGGTGCAACGAGGAGTTGCCCGAGCACAAGCCGCGACACCTGCTCGGTATCAGCGAGCCGGACGACTTCTTCGTTGCCATCGAGAACGGTGCCGACACGTTCGACTGCGTCAACCCGTCACGTGTCGCACGAAATGCGGCGATCTATCATCCCGACGGCCGATTCAACATCAACACCAGCCGCTTCCGGCGTGATTTCACACCGATCGACGAGAACTGCGACTGCTACACCTGTGCGAATTACACCCGCGCCTACATCCATCACCTGTTCAAGGCCAAGGAGATGCTCGCGGCCACGCTGTGCACCATCCACAACGAGCGCTTCACCGTGCGGTTGGTCGATCAGATTCGCGACAGCATCGACGGCGGGTACTACGCCGAGTTCAAAGCCGAGACCCTGGGCCGCTTCTACCGGCCGTGA
- a CDS encoding ABC transporter ATP-binding protein, producing the protein MSDRASTDNVQRPMMPRMGAAAAAAPASKPDNLWPSMKRLVGRLRPHRLAVSVVIGVAAISVVLTSLAPRMLGQGTNVIFDGIVGKQLPAGLSKEEAIAALRADGQNTFADMVSGMNVVPGVGVDFGALARVLAIVLALYVGSALLMWLSAFLLNIVVQGVVRNLRAEVERKIHRLPLRYFDSHSRGDLLSRVTNDIDNVSQSVQQTLSQLIVSVMTVISIFVMMMVISPLLALIAVLTVPLSVVVTALIAKRSKPHFMAQWKSTGELNGQVEEAYTGHELVAVFGRSREVEARFQEKNEELYQSSFRAQFFSGLIMPAIMFLGNLNFVVIAVIGGMRVASGTMSLGDVQAFIQYSRQFTQPLTQIGSMANLVQSGVASAERVFAVLDEEEEDEDLVEAPGRALLRESGLAKAGGRVEFSDVSFSYSEETPLIENLSLVAEPGQMVAIVGPTGAGKTTLVNLVLRFYDLDGGKILVDGVDIAEMSRDDLRSRVGMVLQDAWLFGGTIRENIAYGHPDATEEEILAAARMSYVDRFVHSLPNGYDTVIDEEGSNISAGEKQLITIARAFIAQPSLLILDEATSSVDTRTELLVQHASAVLRSDRTSFVIAHRLSTIRDADVIVVMEDGRIVEQGSHEDLLLAGGAYYRLYNSQFAGADV; encoded by the coding sequence ATGAGCGATCGCGCCAGCACAGACAACGTCCAGCGTCCGATGATGCCGCGTATGGGGGCTGCTGCGGCGGCCGCGCCGGCGTCCAAGCCCGACAATCTGTGGCCGTCGATGAAGAGACTGGTCGGACGACTGCGTCCGCACCGACTCGCCGTCAGCGTCGTCATCGGGGTTGCCGCCATCTCGGTGGTACTCACCTCGCTCGCACCGCGGATGCTCGGGCAGGGTACCAATGTGATCTTCGACGGCATCGTCGGCAAGCAGTTGCCTGCCGGGCTGTCGAAGGAAGAGGCCATCGCAGCTTTGCGGGCGGACGGCCAGAACACGTTCGCCGACATGGTGTCCGGTATGAACGTCGTGCCCGGGGTGGGTGTCGACTTCGGTGCTCTCGCACGGGTACTCGCGATCGTGCTGGCCCTGTACGTGGGGTCCGCGCTATTGATGTGGTTGTCGGCGTTCCTCCTCAACATCGTCGTCCAGGGCGTTGTGAGGAACCTCCGGGCCGAGGTCGAACGCAAGATCCACCGGCTTCCGCTGCGCTACTTCGACTCCCACTCCCGCGGCGACCTGCTCAGCCGAGTCACCAACGACATCGACAATGTCTCACAGTCGGTGCAGCAGACGTTGAGCCAGTTGATCGTGTCGGTAATGACCGTGATCTCGATTTTCGTGATGATGATGGTCATCTCGCCGCTGCTCGCGTTGATCGCGGTGCTGACGGTGCCGCTCTCGGTCGTGGTGACCGCCCTGATCGCAAAGCGGTCCAAGCCGCACTTCATGGCGCAATGGAAGTCGACCGGTGAGCTCAACGGCCAGGTGGAGGAGGCGTACACGGGGCACGAACTGGTTGCCGTGTTCGGCCGCAGCCGCGAGGTGGAGGCCCGGTTCCAGGAGAAGAACGAGGAGCTCTACCAGTCCAGTTTTCGGGCCCAGTTCTTTTCCGGCCTGATCATGCCCGCCATCATGTTCCTCGGAAACCTCAACTTCGTGGTCATCGCCGTGATCGGTGGAATGCGGGTGGCGTCCGGCACGATGAGTCTCGGTGACGTACAGGCGTTCATTCAATACTCCCGCCAGTTCACTCAGCCCCTCACCCAGATCGGGTCCATGGCGAACCTCGTGCAGTCGGGTGTGGCGTCCGCGGAGCGGGTGTTCGCGGTTCTCGACGAGGAAGAGGAAGACGAAGATCTTGTCGAGGCCCCGGGCCGGGCCCTCTTGCGCGAATCGGGTCTCGCCAAGGCCGGTGGGCGCGTTGAATTCTCGGACGTGTCTTTCAGCTACAGCGAGGAGACGCCGCTGATCGAGAACCTGTCGCTGGTCGCCGAGCCCGGGCAGATGGTGGCGATAGTCGGCCCAACCGGCGCCGGCAAGACCACACTCGTGAACCTGGTGCTCCGGTTCTACGATCTCGACGGCGGCAAGATTCTCGTCGACGGCGTCGACATCGCGGAAATGTCCCGCGACGACCTGCGGTCTCGCGTCGGCATGGTGTTGCAGGACGCATGGCTGTTCGGTGGCACCATCCGCGAGAACATCGCCTACGGACACCCCGACGCCACCGAGGAAGAAATTCTCGCGGCCGCGCGGATGAGCTACGTGGACCGGTTCGTCCACTCGCTGCCGAACGGTTACGACACGGTCATCGATGAAGAGGGCAGCAACATCAGCGCTGGTGAGAAACAGTTGATCACCATCGCCCGAGCCTTCATCGCTCAGCCGTCCCTGTTGATCCTGGACGAGGCGACGAGTTCCGTCGATACCCGGACGGAGTTGTTGGTGCAGCACGCGTCTGCTGTACTCCGCAGCGACCGAACGAGTTTCGTGATCGCCCACCGGCTGTCGACCATCCGCGATGCGGACGTGATCGTCGTCATGGAGGACGGGCGCATCGTGGAACAGGGCAGCCACGAGGACCTGCTGCTCGCAGGCGGTGCATACTATCGCCTGTACAACAGCCAGTTCGCCGGCGCGGACGTCTGA
- a CDS encoding methyltransferase domain-containing protein gives MADIASRPTFQAEQIDDIALGQLVDHLDAVDEIPKRQQFRKWAFHALQVRAGERALDIGSGTGSETRVLAEAVTASGRAIGLDPNPGMAAVSRQRAEATNSTARFVVGDAHSLPFSDESFDIVRSETVFQHLADPSRAVTEVARVLKPGGRAMIIDSDWGTAIMHLGDSDMLQRITEEILSHSSNPYSGRLLPGQLGAAGLIVQNIETETMTQDPRSNRDPFVETLLAWGVTTRAITAVERSEVLEQLHSLARGGDFHMSVTSFAFLVQKP, from the coding sequence ATGGCGGACATCGCGTCACGACCAACGTTCCAAGCGGAGCAGATCGACGACATCGCACTCGGTCAACTCGTGGATCATCTCGACGCAGTGGACGAGATTCCCAAACGTCAGCAATTTCGAAAGTGGGCGTTCCACGCCTTGCAGGTCCGGGCCGGCGAGCGTGCCCTGGACATCGGCTCGGGTACCGGATCCGAGACGCGAGTTCTCGCCGAGGCGGTTACCGCGTCGGGTCGAGCGATCGGACTCGATCCGAACCCCGGCATGGCCGCCGTATCCCGACAACGGGCTGAGGCGACGAATTCGACGGCGCGTTTCGTCGTCGGCGACGCCCACTCGCTACCTTTCTCGGACGAGAGCTTCGATATCGTGCGGAGTGAAACGGTATTCCAACATCTGGCCGATCCGAGTCGGGCAGTCACAGAAGTAGCCCGCGTGCTGAAGCCTGGTGGCCGGGCCATGATCATCGACTCGGATTGGGGCACGGCGATCATGCATCTCGGCGATTCCGACATGCTGCAGCGGATCACCGAAGAAATCCTCAGCCACAGCTCCAACCCGTACTCCGGACGACTACTTCCCGGCCAACTCGGCGCCGCAGGCCTGATCGTCCAGAATATCGAGACCGAGACCATGACCCAGGACCCGAGGAGTAACCGCGACCCATTCGTCGAAACGCTTCTCGCCTGGGGGGTCACGACTCGAGCGATCACAGCCGTCGAACGCTCAGAGGTACTCGAGCAGTTGCACTCCCTCGCCCGCGGCGGCGACTTCCACATGTCGGTGACGAGCTTCGCCTTCCTGGTTCAGAAGCCCTGA
- a CDS encoding MMPL family transporter, which produces MATYLYRIGRFAYRRKGAVLGAWLAILVLMGVGAATLSGPTKDSFSIPGTPAQQAQDLMAERFPQAAGDDPMNRLSARFVFAAPEGQTLESPQNQQAMDAVLAQVRGIDQVQDAAKVDPATAQGPAAAMALVNPVVADEQFVNRARATAQDQGISEEQAVANARALSPLSPDKTVGYVEVPFKGGMADVDQALRDQIASAAEVGRDAGLNVQVSGSAANEAEPPGGTSELVGIGVAAIVLILTFGSLVAAGLPLLTAIIGIGIGSLGITVATGFTDLSSMTPTLAIMIGLAVAIDYSLFIVSRFRHELTLTEDRSEAAGRAVGTAGSAVVFAGLTVIIALIALRVVGISFLSDMGAAAAFTVFIAVCIALTLLPAILGLFGRKAFAGKIPFLSSRDIEADADKPSVAQRFIGAVVRRPAVPLIAGVVLLGVVAVPAAGLNLALPSEGTADPSTSARQAYDLVSEGFGPGKNGPLLVVVDAQDATVPAGQAFGEVLNTINAQDDVSNAQIVATNEAGDTAQILVTPNSAPSDPVTMDLVNSIRGAEAGLHDSIGVNYGVTGQTALEGDVSERLLEALVPYLAVVVGLAFILLLLVFRSVVVPLTATLGFLLSVAATFGATVAVFQEGWGGITSNPQPIVSFMPIFLIGVVFGLAMDYQVFLVTRMREEYVHGATAKQAVTVGFNHGARVVSAAAIIMISVFAAFIAEPNSFIKSIGFALAAAVFFDAFVVRMVIIPSVMALLGDKAWWLPAWLDKILPNVDIEGEKLRQNLSDIPEPLQPVK; this is translated from the coding sequence GTGGCCACCTACCTCTACCGGATCGGCAGGTTTGCCTACCGGCGAAAGGGCGCGGTTCTCGGCGCCTGGTTGGCGATCCTGGTACTGATGGGGGTCGGGGCGGCGACGCTGTCCGGGCCCACCAAGGATTCGTTCTCCATTCCGGGCACACCCGCGCAGCAGGCGCAGGATCTGATGGCCGAGCGGTTCCCCCAGGCGGCCGGCGACGATCCGATGAACAGGCTCAGCGCGCGGTTCGTCTTCGCCGCTCCGGAGGGGCAGACCCTCGAGAGCCCGCAGAACCAGCAGGCGATGGACGCGGTGCTCGCCCAGGTGCGAGGCATCGACCAGGTCCAAGACGCGGCCAAGGTCGATCCGGCGACTGCGCAGGGGCCCGCTGCGGCCATGGCGCTGGTGAACCCGGTGGTGGCAGACGAGCAGTTCGTCAACAGGGCGAGGGCAACTGCGCAGGACCAGGGGATAAGCGAAGAGCAGGCCGTCGCGAACGCGCGTGCGCTGTCGCCGCTGAGCCCGGACAAGACCGTCGGCTACGTCGAAGTTCCGTTCAAGGGCGGCATGGCCGACGTGGACCAGGCCCTGCGGGATCAGATCGCATCCGCCGCAGAGGTCGGCCGTGACGCCGGCCTTAACGTTCAGGTCAGCGGTTCCGCGGCCAACGAGGCAGAGCCGCCGGGCGGCACTTCCGAACTCGTCGGCATCGGCGTGGCTGCCATCGTTCTCATCTTGACTTTCGGTTCGCTCGTCGCCGCTGGACTCCCGCTGCTCACCGCGATCATCGGCATCGGGATCGGCAGCCTCGGTATCACCGTCGCCACCGGGTTCACCGACCTCAGTTCGATGACGCCCACCCTGGCCATCATGATCGGTCTGGCCGTCGCCATCGACTACTCACTGTTCATCGTTTCCCGATTCCGGCACGAACTCACGCTGACCGAGGACCGTTCGGAGGCCGCGGGACGTGCCGTCGGCACAGCGGGCTCCGCCGTGGTGTTCGCCGGCCTGACCGTCATCATCGCGCTGATCGCACTCCGCGTTGTCGGGATCTCATTCCTGTCCGACATGGGTGCGGCCGCCGCGTTCACGGTGTTCATCGCGGTCTGCATCGCACTGACGCTGCTGCCTGCCATCCTCGGGCTGTTCGGGCGGAAGGCGTTTGCAGGGAAGATTCCGTTCCTGAGCAGTCGCGACATCGAGGCCGACGCCGACAAGCCGAGCGTCGCGCAGCGCTTCATCGGTGCGGTGGTCCGCCGTCCCGCCGTCCCACTGATCGCGGGCGTCGTGCTTCTGGGTGTGGTGGCCGTGCCGGCCGCGGGACTCAATCTCGCCCTGCCGAGCGAAGGCACCGCCGACCCGTCGACGAGTGCGCGTCAGGCCTACGACCTGGTGAGCGAAGGCTTCGGGCCGGGTAAGAACGGACCGCTGCTGGTGGTCGTGGACGCCCAGGATGCCACGGTTCCCGCAGGCCAGGCGTTCGGCGAGGTCCTCAATACCATCAACGCCCAGGACGACGTGTCCAACGCGCAGATCGTCGCCACCAATGAGGCCGGTGACACCGCGCAGATCCTGGTGACTCCGAACAGCGCTCCCAGTGATCCGGTCACCATGGACCTCGTCAACAGCATTCGTGGGGCAGAGGCCGGTCTGCACGATTCGATCGGTGTCAACTACGGCGTCACCGGTCAGACAGCGCTCGAGGGCGACGTATCGGAGCGGCTGCTCGAAGCGCTCGTCCCGTACCTCGCGGTGGTTGTGGGCCTGGCGTTCATTCTGTTGCTACTGGTGTTCCGCTCCGTTGTGGTGCCGCTGACGGCCACCCTCGGATTCCTCCTCAGCGTGGCGGCCACGTTCGGTGCCACCGTTGCCGTGTTCCAGGAGGGCTGGGGCGGCATCACCTCGAACCCGCAGCCGATCGTCAGTTTCATGCCGATCTTCCTGATCGGTGTGGTGTTCGGTCTCGCGATGGACTACCAGGTGTTCCTGGTGACGCGGATGCGGGAGGAGTACGTCCACGGTGCAACCGCGAAACAGGCCGTCACGGTCGGCTTCAACCACGGTGCCCGCGTGGTCAGCGCCGCGGCGATCATCATGATCTCGGTGTTCGCGGCGTTCATCGCGGAGCCGAACTCGTTCATCAAGTCGATCGGATTCGCCCTGGCGGCCGCTGTGTTCTTCGATGCCTTCGTCGTGCGCATGGTGATCATCCCGTCGGTGATGGCCCTGCTCGGAGACAAGGCCTGGTGGCTTCCGGCGTGGCTGGACAAGATCCTGCCCAATGTTGATATCGAGGGTGAGAAGCTGAGGCAGAACCTCTCGGACATCCCGGAACCATTGCAGCCGGTCAAGTAG
- a CDS encoding queuosine precursor transporter: MTAIDQQTQQTQHATFAHVSRSYYPTIVALFTATLLISNISATKGVAFLSDSSLTIGPLQILPIITDGGFFLFPLAYILGDILSEVYGFKATRRAIYLGFGALILAAVCFWILIELPAADFYENQEALASVVGVYPRLLLAGLTAYFVGQMLNSLTLVMIKERTKEKHLWARLLGSTVVSQFVDTLIFCAIAAGAIGINTWSDFINYVIVGFLWKTLVEVLVMPITYRVISFIKKREPTYKL, from the coding sequence GTGACAGCCATAGATCAGCAGACCCAGCAAACGCAACACGCGACATTCGCGCATGTCAGCCGGAGTTACTACCCCACGATCGTCGCGCTCTTCACCGCGACACTGCTGATCTCCAATATCAGCGCGACGAAGGGCGTCGCATTCCTCAGCGATTCCTCGCTGACCATCGGACCGCTGCAGATTCTGCCGATCATCACCGACGGCGGATTCTTCCTCTTCCCGCTCGCCTACATCCTCGGAGACATCCTCAGCGAGGTATACGGCTTCAAGGCAACCCGGCGGGCGATCTACCTGGGCTTCGGCGCACTGATTCTGGCCGCCGTCTGCTTCTGGATCCTCATCGAACTGCCGGCCGCAGACTTCTACGAGAACCAGGAAGCCCTGGCATCGGTCGTAGGCGTGTACCCACGGCTGCTGCTGGCCGGGCTGACCGCCTACTTCGTGGGGCAGATGCTCAACTCTCTGACGCTGGTCATGATCAAGGAGCGCACCAAGGAAAAGCACCTGTGGGCGCGGCTCTTGGGCTCCACCGTCGTCTCTCAATTCGTCGACACACTGATCTTCTGCGCGATCGCCGCAGGCGCCATCGGCATCAACACGTGGAGCGATTTCATCAACTACGTGATCGTCGGTTTCCTGTGGAAGACCCTGGTGGAGGTGCTGGTCATGCCGATCACCTACCGCGTCATTTCCTTCATCAAGAAGCGCGAACCCACGTACAAGCTCTGA
- a CDS encoding ABC transporter ATP-binding protein has translation MLRSLLTNYLRPYKRELTAVVLFQLVSTSAALTLPSLNADLIDYGVTQGDIPYILSTGLTMLLVTVVQILCSIGSVFFAARAAMGFGRDVRAAVMHRVGSFSSREFSRFGAPSLITRNTNDVQQVQMLVVMSCTILVTAPIMSIGGVVMAIRMQASIAWILAVTVPVLALSMALVISRMVPAFREMQVRIDGVNRVLREQITGIRVVRAFVRERSEMERFGTANEKLTQTALRVGRLTALMFPLVMVIANVTSVAVIWFGGHQIDNGTMQIGSLTAILTYIMQILMSVMMASVIAMLAPRAAVSAERIGEVLETESSVAPPSEPVTVLAKSGAVELRGAEFKFPGAEEPVLRDISFTAEPGKTTAIIGGTGSGKTTLLSLIPRLIDVTSGSISVAGTDVRSYDLDLLRSEIGLVPQQPYLFSGTVATNLRYGKPDATNEELWHALEIAQAADFVRDMPEGLDTAVAQGGTTVSGGQRQRLAIARALVRKPSIYLFDDAFSALDLGTDARLRTALKPETANACVIVVAQRVSTIIDAEQIVVLEDGAVVGIGTHDELLDTCPCYVEIVESQRSVQEAL, from the coding sequence ATGTTGAGGTCCCTGCTGACCAACTACCTTCGCCCCTATAAGCGGGAGCTGACGGCGGTGGTCCTGTTCCAGTTGGTCTCGACGTCGGCCGCTCTGACCCTGCCGAGCCTCAACGCCGATCTGATCGACTACGGCGTCACGCAGGGCGATATCCCATACATTCTGTCGACCGGCCTGACAATGCTCCTTGTCACGGTGGTGCAGATCCTGTGTTCCATCGGATCGGTGTTCTTCGCCGCGCGCGCCGCGATGGGCTTCGGGCGCGATGTGCGCGCCGCGGTGATGCATCGGGTCGGCAGCTTCTCTTCCCGTGAATTCAGTCGGTTCGGCGCGCCGTCGCTGATCACCCGCAACACCAACGACGTGCAGCAGGTGCAGATGCTCGTCGTGATGAGCTGCACGATCCTCGTGACGGCGCCGATCATGTCTATCGGTGGCGTCGTGATGGCGATCCGGATGCAGGCGAGCATCGCGTGGATCCTGGCGGTCACGGTTCCGGTCCTTGCGTTGTCTATGGCGCTGGTGATCTCCCGAATGGTCCCCGCGTTCCGGGAGATGCAGGTTCGAATCGACGGGGTAAATCGCGTATTGCGCGAGCAGATCACCGGTATCCGGGTGGTTCGAGCATTCGTCCGCGAGCGCTCGGAGATGGAACGGTTCGGCACTGCGAACGAGAAGCTGACTCAAACGGCCCTTCGGGTGGGCCGTCTCACCGCGCTCATGTTCCCGCTGGTAATGGTGATCGCGAACGTCACCAGCGTCGCCGTCATCTGGTTCGGTGGTCACCAGATCGATAACGGCACCATGCAGATCGGTTCGCTCACCGCGATCCTCACCTACATCATGCAAATTCTCATGTCGGTGATGATGGCATCGGTCATCGCCATGCTGGCCCCGCGCGCCGCGGTGAGCGCCGAACGTATCGGAGAGGTACTCGAGACCGAGTCATCGGTGGCTCCGCCGTCCGAACCTGTGACCGTCCTGGCGAAGTCGGGTGCGGTCGAACTGCGTGGTGCCGAGTTCAAGTTCCCCGGCGCCGAAGAGCCTGTGCTCCGCGACATCAGCTTCACGGCAGAGCCCGGCAAGACCACCGCGATTATCGGTGGCACCGGTTCCGGCAAGACGACGCTGCTGTCGCTGATTCCACGTCTGATCGATGTCACCTCGGGTTCGATCTCCGTCGCGGGTACGGATGTTCGAAGCTACGATCTCGACCTCCTGCGATCGGAGATCGGACTCGTCCCGCAGCAGCCGTACCTGTTCTCGGGCACCGTCGCCACCAACCTGCGGTACGGCAAGCCTGACGCTACCAACGAGGAACTGTGGCATGCGCTCGAGATCGCGCAGGCTGCCGACTTCGTGCGCGACATGCCCGAAGGGCTCGATACTGCAGTCGCTCAGGGCGGGACAACCGTCTCGGGCGGGCAAAGGCAGCGACTCGCAATTGCGCGGGCGTTGGTTCGCAAGCCGTCGATTTACCTGTTCGACGACGCCTTCTCCGCCCTCGATCTCGGTACGGATGCTCGGTTGCGTACGGCACTCAAACCGGAGACGGCGAACGCGTGCGTCATCGTCGTCGCCCAGCGGGTATCGACGATCATCGATGCCGAGCAGATCGTTGTCCTCGAGGACGGCGCCGTCGTCGGTATCGGAACCCACGATGAACTGCTCGACACCTGCCCGTGCTACGTCGAGATCGTCGAATCCCAACGATCGGTCCAGGAAGCCCTATGA
- a CDS encoding methyltransferase domain-containing protein, with protein sequence MPDPGAPLSFRLDEIGDIAFERLAAILDILDDIPGIRRLRQWARDALRVQPGEHTLDIGSGTGAETRQLATAVTAKGSAIGIDPNPAMAALAWSRAAEEESTARFVVGDVYSLPFPDCSVDAVRCERVFEHLTDPAAAMAEITRVLRPSGRAMIIDTDWGTAIAHPGDPAVLAKVTEAMLGATPNPHSGRLLAGQLAAAGLSVRDIGSQALIQTPATSTEPMLSEPFPQLMMEAAGIDGVITADELAVLVRDLEAGVERGDFHMSVTMFAYLARKD encoded by the coding sequence ATGCCGGACCCTGGAGCGCCGCTCTCGTTCCGCCTTGATGAGATCGGCGATATCGCCTTCGAACGTCTCGCCGCCATCCTCGACATTCTCGACGACATTCCCGGAATCCGCCGACTCCGTCAGTGGGCCCGCGACGCGCTGCGCGTGCAGCCGGGCGAGCACACACTCGACATCGGCTCGGGCACCGGCGCGGAAACCCGTCAACTCGCAACGGCGGTGACGGCGAAAGGGAGCGCGATCGGCATCGACCCCAATCCAGCCATGGCTGCCCTCGCCTGGTCCCGCGCCGCAGAAGAGGAATCGACCGCGCGGTTCGTCGTCGGCGACGTGTACTCACTCCCGTTCCCCGACTGCAGTGTCGACGCCGTCCGGTGCGAACGAGTCTTCGAGCACCTCACCGATCCAGCAGCCGCCATGGCGGAGATCACTCGTGTCCTACGTCCCAGTGGCCGCGCAATGATCATCGACACCGACTGGGGCACCGCGATCGCCCATCCCGGCGATCCGGCGGTACTGGCGAAGGTCACCGAGGCAATGCTCGGCGCGACCCCCAACCCACATTCGGGACGGCTGCTCGCCGGGCAGCTCGCTGCCGCCGGACTGTCAGTCCGGGACATCGGGTCACAGGCACTCATCCAGACACCGGCTACCAGCACCGAGCCGATGCTCTCCGAACCGTTTCCACAGCTGATGATGGAGGCCGCCGGCATCGATGGCGTCATCACCGCTGATGAACTGGCGGTGCTGGTGCGCGACCTCGAAGCCGGCGTCGAGCGAGGCGACTTCCACATGTCGGTGACGATGTTCGCCTACCTCGCCCGCAAGGACTGA